From the genome of Capsicum annuum cultivar UCD-10X-F1 chromosome 4, UCD10Xv1.1, whole genome shotgun sequence:
GGTTCTTCACGAGCTCGCGAGTGTAATTGGGCTTGTTGTTGTGGGGAGTGGGTTGATTGATGAGTATGGGAAGTGTGGGGTAGTGGGGAATTCTCGTCGAGTGTTTGATGAACTAGAAATGGAGATTGATGTTGTAGGGTGGAACACGATGATGGTAGGGTATGTTCATATAAGAATGTGGTTCAGGAGGACGATGGTAGCGTATAAGTTGGAGCTTTGTCTTGAGCAATATACGTGTTTGGTTGGTGCGCTAGGAAACGTTAGGCGTATTGAGTATGGTTGGTGCGCTAGGAAACGTTAGGCGTATTGAGTAGGTAGAGAAGGTTGCTTTAACGATATCTTTCAAACCAGAAGCGGCTTTATAAGGAGTATTATTGTCTAAATGTGCATAGCATGCAAATATGGATATTGAAAATAATTAGCTCAACTAATGATTCAGCGTATGTGATTTTGGCGAATACCTATGCAAGTGCAACCAGGCGCGATGAGGTGAGAAAGGCGTGGAAGCGAATGAAGGATAAGAAAGTAAGAAAGTACGGTGGAAAGATCGAGTTGGATTAAAGTGCAGTGACAGGAGGCACGAGAGGACCGGTGAGATCTATGCTAAGTTAGAAGAGTTAATGAAAGAGACTGAGAAGTTTGATTACGTACATGTATGGGCTGAAAAGTTGCACGAAGCAGAAGAGAATGCGATGAAGAAAgtaatttggtatcagagcgagaagtTAGCAATTTGAGGATTCGTAGGGATTATGATATGAACGGCATATGTTTTGAAGAAATAAACGACATAACTTGTGTTGTATtatgatatgaaaatattaatttttgccttgcgatttttatttttgttttattgatGTCGAGTAAAGGGCCAATATTAAAGACCATCGATTTAAGGGGCAAAAATTACAGAAAATCTCGATATTTTTCTCAATTACTGAAAATCTCGATTTTGGAtccgtcgagatacataattagctcctgatacatccaATGGAGATACTTTTTTTCTtagtaaagatacataattagctttcgatacttttttttttttcaattttaggtctgtcgagatacataatttatctaatgaagatacattttttcgtgtaaagatacataattatctcCCGATATATTTTTTCGGATTTTGggtttgtcgagatacataattagctctccgATACATCCAATAGAGGTAGATAataagttgagatttttgtaattactttatcagggtgaaaatttgtataaatatgataagttaaggtgtatatttatgttatgttttataaaattaatgaaataattaagGTTCTTAAATAATTCACATCTTAAATCATTTTCACTATCAGGATGTATTATCATGAAATTTGAGTATAATTTAAACTAATAATACAATATTAAATGATATAACATGTAGAAGACAACAAATACTAATAAACATAAAGATCATTAATAGAAATTATTGAAAAGTACATATAAAATGTACCATTAttgaaacaaaataacaaaaataaaaaatgaaagcaTACTTAAATAGAGTGAATCTATATATAAATTTACTTCGATAAATAATATTATACGAAGATGATTCATTTAAAAACACTTATAAACTAGATATCTGCATCTTTGGGTGGAGACTGCGAGGACGAGGACGAAGCTTCACGTAATTGATCCTTCAGCATAACTTCTCCGACGTCTAACCAAGCTTCAAACTTCATAATATCATCTGCATTTAACTGATCGATAGACTCCCAGCGACTTTTCTCTCGAGTCTTATTCATTTCGCTTAACGAAGTCATTCTATCCTTTGcaattttttctcttctatcaaGTTCGTTTAGCCTATCGTTGAGTTGATTCACTTTCTTACGTGTATTTTCAGCAACAAGGTGTTCACCTAAATCAAATTCTTGTGTCGGATTCATAAAACGATCGATAACCGCGTTATGAGTTGGATGGATAAAAGAATACACTTTTTCAGCTTCGGTTGGTGAAGTAAGAACAATTCCAAGATCGACATCGTTTTCCCTAACGAGTTCACTGGCTTTTTTATATAAGCCAGAACGACGTTTGGAAAATGTAGTACATCGATCAAcatatttctctattttctttaatGGAATTTTTTGACGTCCTGCCGTTTTCTTACCCTCCATCTtagtaaacaaataaaatacctagatcaattattttcaagaaatgtgacttataaaaaatatgaaataagatcATATATTTATACACATAAATTAACAATGGTCATTAAATTTATAGCCATAAAATGAATAGTTTATATTCAATTTGATACTCATAATCTGAGCTTTATAGTAACatcaatgaatataataatattttaaataaaaataggtAATAATATAATATACTACATGAAGTTTATCAACTACATATAATTCGATGGAAAATTAATTACTTACCAAAATCATTCAATTCTTTTATAATAACTAAATCAAATTTCGCACTTggtcaaataaaataaatctaccatttaatttgaaaataaaaatgtattaatatattttacgttttaaaatttatataaatccaaataattttaaatgACACTGAATCTAATTACAAATCTATTTTAACTAGTAAATGTTTAATGAATAAccattataaaaatcaaatttttaacATGTATTATAAGTAaatcaaatctaaaattttaaatcaaatctaaaatttaacttgaattaaaaaatacttttgacgTGCTTactaaaattagagaaaaatattcacattatgattaattaatttttggaAATGCATTCAATGAACAAGTTGAATCTTAATTTgacaattaaaatattatttttaagtgtaaataatattttaattatcaaattattttttagaaagtaTTTTTTAGAAAACTAGCGCCTCCCTATCCTCCGTCGGAGTATTCATCGGAGAAACAAGAAAAGATGGCGGCGTCCGGTGTGTCCGATCACCGTCAATCTTTAACCAATCAAACAGCGATTCAATAGATGACTGAGGATGAAACTTAAAGGCAATTTTTATAGTACAGATACAACAATTTTGAGTTCCCGCTATGCTTTGTGAAACTCACGTTGGTGGAGTTCCATAACTCTGTACTACAAAAATTGCAGTGATCGGAGACATTAATTATTCTCTCTCTTTCAAAGACGTAATTATTCTCCATTTTTCtccaattcattttttaaaataacttgttTCGATTGAACTCTTAATTCAGAATTGTTGTATCTGAATTAATTTTACTAGATAACAGTTTTTGTATCTTAGCATTTTAAGTCGGggtatattttttattagttgaagatacataatttagcttagttctATATGAATGTCCAGGTGCATATTCTTGTATCTATACGCCTGATACATAGAAGATCTGCAAAATAAATTACTCTTTaaatgtgcatggaggttttagGTTTGGGGATAGGAATGTTGAGGGAGCTGCTCTTTTagattttgcgagggcctttgggttaGTGGTAGTAAATTCTAGCTTTCTGAAGAAGGAGGAGCATCTGGTTACTTTTCGTAGTAGGCTAGCcaagactcaaattgactttttgctgcttaggaagggggatagagcaATGTATAAGGATTGTAAGGTTATTCCGAGTGAGAATCTTGCAACCCAGCATAAActtctagtgatggacttggGTATCAAGAAGGGCAAGAAGAGACCGGGTGGGGAGGGCCATCCTAGAGTTAGGTGGGGTGGACTGACTCCAGCTAGTGCCCTGGAGATAGGGGCAAAGTTGGAAGGGATGGGGGTTTGGGAGGATAGCGGgaacgtggatagtatgtgggatagggctgcgGGATGCATCAAAGAATCTGCTAAAGaagtgttgggtgtctcgaggggTTGGTCGGGCCGGTAtcgaggggattggtggtggaatgaagatgttaagaagaaggtggagacGAAGAAGACGGTTTATGTTAAGTTGGTGGAGAataaggatgaagaggagaaacGGGTTAGTACGGAGGGGTATAAGTTAgctaagaaggaggctaagttagcagttacagctgctaagacaacaacttttgagagtttgtatacggggttagaggagaaatgCGGGgcaaagaggttgtttaggcttgccaagtctagggagcggaagggtcggGATCTGGATCAAGTAAAGTACATTAAGGGAGAAGATGACAGAGTATTGGTGGAGGGCaccctcattaagaaaatatggcagtcgtattttcataagatcttgaatgacgagggggacagaggtaTTGTGCTAGGGGAGTTGGAGCATACTGGGGAGTGTCGTGATTTCAGCTATTGTCGGCGTTTTAAAGTAGAAGAGGTCAgcgaggctattcgcaagatgtgaaagggtagggcgacggggcccaatgagatttcggtggatttttgaaagttttctagCATGGCTGGGTTAAGGTGGCTGACCAACctgtttaacaacattttcaagtccaCGAAGATACCTGAGGCGTGGAGctggagcacgatgattcctctttataagaacaagggtgacattcagagttgcaataactactggggtattaagttgttgagtcacacgatgaagatttgagAGAGGATGGTGGAGCGGAGGCTGAGAAATATtatgtctatttcggagaatcaatttaGATTTATGCCTGGTCTCTTGACGACTGAGGTaattcaccttgtgcggagactggtagagcagtatagagagaggaagagagatCTTCACATgatgtttattgacttggaaaaggcgtatgacaaggtccctagggaggttctttggagatgcttggaggcgaaGGGGGTTCCTGTGGCATACATTAGAGCGATTAAAGAtatgtatgagggggcgaagactcgagtaaggacggtgggaggagattctgagcacttttcggtcttgacagggttgcaccagggatcagcTCTTAGTCCATTCTTATTTGTCGTGGTGATGGATGTGCTGACGTGGATTttacaaggcgaggtgccttggtgtatgctttttacggatgatgtagttttgattgatgagtcgtggcaaggtgttaatgataaacTGGAGGTTTAGAgacaaactctggagtctaaaggtttcagattgagtaggaccaagacggagtatttggagtgcaagtttagtgactcgaggcaagaggaggaggtggtGGTGAAGTTGGACTCTTAGgcagtttgcaagagggatagttttaagtatcttgggtctacgatccAGGAAaatagagagatagatgaggatgtctcgcaccgtattggggcaggttgaaTGAAATGGAGGTTCGCTTCGAGGATTTTATACGATAATAAAgtgcctcccaagcttaaagacaaattttatagagttgcagtccggccgGCTATATTGTacggagcggagtgttggccagttaagacttcccatatccaaaagttgaaggtggcggaaataagaatgttacgttggatgtgtggtcttacaagggctgacagggttaggagtgagattattcaggagaaggtgggagtggtatcggtggaggacaaaatgcgggaagtgagattgagatggtttggtcatgtgatgaggaggaacacggatgccccagttcctaggtgtgagaggctagcgtcaAATGGTTTCAagaggggtaggggtagaccaaagaaatactggagagaagtgattagacgtggCATGGAGCTGTTACGTCTCACTGAGggcatgaccctagataggaaggtttggaggaaaaacactaggataaagggataaggtgggtggatgaatcgtagtccgtagttaggagggttttggtgtcttttgtttggtattgTACATTACTTTTGTGGATGTTGTagctatgttagttttatcatgtttcatgctttgaatatttttttatattgtcctgtgtcttgagcccccggtctatcggaaacagcctttctacttctttagaggtactggtatggactgcgtacattctaccctccccagaccccactaggtgggaatatactgggtttgttgttgttattgttgttaaatGAGTTAATTACCGTTACTTTTCATAATTACAGTGAATTAGTTATTTCTTAAGATGTAACATCAATCATGTATCTCTTTTAATATTATGTATCTGCAAACTAAAAATCggaattttacaaaaaaaattaaaaaaaaaagagatatggggtgtgtttggtatgaaggaaaatgttttcctagaaaaagTTTTcctggaaaacaagttgatttcttacttgttttcttatatttggttggtggatgaaaaatatttttcgaaaaatattttctagtatttggttggtgaatgaaaaaatatttttcaaaaagtacattttagtgtttagttaaagcgtaaaaatacattttagaatccttctttaaaaaattaaagttttttggGGGAAGGGGGTTGgtaggagggggggggggggtgtcaGAATATGTAGTAgaggtggggtaagaaaaagttttgaattttttttttgttaaaaaaaaaaaaatttaaaaattgggggggggggggggggggggaaaggaGGGAGGAGAGGGATTAGTAGGAGCTGGGGGCCAGGTTAGAGGAGTGAGGGGGAagggagaagaaaaaaattgaaattttttaaaaaataaatttttttttttttttttggggttgtTGGGGGGGAgtggggtgggggaggggggcggggtgggggggggggggggggggctgggggaagagaaaaatttgaattttttaataaaat
Proteins encoded in this window:
- the LOC107869358 gene encoding agamous-like MADS-box protein AGL29, translating into MEGKKTAGRQKIPLKKIEKYVDRCTTFSKRRSGLYKKASELVRENDVDLGIVLTSPTEAEKVYSFIHPTHNAVIDRFMNPTQEFDLGEHLVAENTRKKVNQLNDRLNELDRREKIAKDRMTSLSEMNKTREKSRWESIDQLNADDIMKFEAWLDVGEVMLKDQLREASSSSSQSPPKDADI